The Amaranthus tricolor cultivar Red isolate AtriRed21 chromosome 14, ASM2621246v1, whole genome shotgun sequence DNA window ATTGCGGCCATGACCTCATATCGATCATTGGCATAAAATAATGttcgtatgtacttgcataactttgagaTGTATAGCACGGATCCACAAACCGCTCATATGAAAGGTGTCGTTTAATGCAAACAGCAAGTACATGTGATCAAGGTAGGTGGTATATCTCaagtttgttacatgtgcacttcATTTGATTCAAGTCCACATGTTGAATCTTACCCCCCTTGGACGATCCTCGAGTTCCCCTCCCAGTCTTAACTTCGAATACACCTCTTCTATAATCAAAGGCAATTATGTCATGGAAATTTTCCTTCTCGGTGTTTCTATTGATAATCCTGGTGGCATGCGTTGTGTACATgtgtcctccaagtaaccatgcACTAGCACGTTCACGTCTTTGAACAAAATAGTCGTTTAcccgatagaaggtgaattcaacaagtgttgtcaaaggtaagaaacgtacacccttcatcacatagttgaaaacttcagctaagttcgtgttagttgcgccatacctatgacctccatcatgacacaacGACCACTTAGACATATCACCCATGCATCAATCCAAAAAATTGCCTCTCATTTTGCAGTCGTAATTGTCTTTAAGTCATTCATTACcttaacttgttgtctttgctTAGTAGTTCtaccaaacaacttcttcagCTGAACATTACCCACAGCACGATTAAAGTTGCTTAGCAAATGacgtaagcaaaacctatgataggcattaggtggttgccactccGGCTCTTCCATAGTTGCTGAAATACCCgcgtgtctatcagaaataacgcataaGCCCATCCTCTGTGTGATATGAttacgaatacaagccatgaaccacGACCATGCACCTATATTCTCCTTCTCTACCAATGCAAACGCTGatggaaagattcccttatcaccatcttgggaAATGGaagtcaataaggtatgacgatatttaccatacaagtgtgtgccgtcaatggcgataagaggtttacaatattgaagccttcaatgcaaggtttaaaggaCAAAAGATACGTTGGAAGGTTCTAATATTAGGTCTCATATATACACCCGTGCCATTGTCCTccttaaaataccactcaaATACTAATCCCAGGTTGAAAAgttgcaaagcttctaaaaagcgtggaaggagtgagtaagaaccttcctAAGTCTCGTATatggacaacaaggcttgttgcttAGAACACCACActcgcttataattcacatTTACATCAAAACGATCTTTCACCATCTGCCGTATGACaaataccttaatggatgggtctttagcaacacaatttctaatgacattgttaatgacagaagatgtcaatTGAATGTGTCTAGCCgaaacagtgtcactacccaaaacacaagacccatgcttacccttatacgtaaccatacgccatgaagataaatatgaATCAAACGTAAccctaagtctccacgaacagccccgcttacacttcaaggtaaggacagtttAATTTGAGGTCTTCGTtctatactccacatttctacgaatatgatagactctgatagcttccaacaacgcttccttgctatcaaacatcatatcCTTCTCCAAATCTTCGTCTTCGGTGTAAGTTGTATCACAAACCCGagtcctccatgagttgtcctcctcatactcgtctagAGGTGGATATAGGcaataaggtgtaggaggaatgattgtaggaatgtcGCCTagagtcatgtcatttgctagcgcatcctcatcgacatccaaatcgtcctcagaaggatcgtcaatgagctcattactctcatttccatcatcccaaggtcccatttcagcagtttctcctaagttaaccattgaatcaattggaacttgattcgtagggagttgagaaaaagtacaagatgtGTAAGAAACGACGGGATTTACAGTTTCCTGAGTTAATATaagcataggggtaggagtaggattagaagcaactacattccctaatggtacttcttctatgtataactccaaagaggaaatttgggtggactttgaatgctcccacatagcatctatagtgtaacaccccgatattttcccgatattttcttcccgatatatttaataattcactagtaatattatttctatatatatattttatttattattgggcttggtcatgagatttgcaatcctttttggcaattagaattatttgggcctaaacttttccttaacccatcttttcttttcaaaaaaaaaaaaagaaaataggagggactcttggtggagcttgtaactcccttagggtaatgaaggatcaaggcattaatcccatataattaacccttcttaattccttaatcattttcattttaacatcCTTTCAAAATTTCTCCTAATTCACATTTCTAACTCCATTACACTTCATTATtatttggtgttttcctttacaattgtaagtgtaattcttaatctatgttgaatcttaagttttaatttaaaattctatgattattatatgttttattatataattcatatttaatttatgaatttaaaatttcatgtatgattttgagatgtatttttctatctaaattgatgaagaatgtttctttttagggatttaaatatgtttatatgtgtgtgaaggatttgtttgatggatgattgtaaagtatatatatatatataaaaaatggatgctcatagaaaaatgtAAGTGGTGttagatatttattttattgattaataggaggaatttataatgttgctagagaaatatatataaatatatatatgtgaagtgtgtgtgtgtacattgtgtaaaaagaattatttttgaggaataaaaattaatttcatagatggtcatgaaaattatgtaaatattgtcatttagatttaataggaaataaagcattgaaatttatatttttgtgataaaaaaaaatgaaatgacaaaatcccgtaggtttggaaaatggtgaaaataaagtatttttggaacatttttggctttgaaattaggttaaaaatacttatactatgttataaattatggaaatttgtacccgggggttttgatgccttccagacgcaacggtgaagtcggattttcagtttgacagttttaagttgtgtttctggacagattatgtatgatGTCCTGTGTTTGtgtgtttaccatgttatagtatgtgatggatgttcatgatgtgtgtggtattctaggtgtgggtgtaattgtatatgtgtgttatggatgatttgaggaaaatgtgtatgtgtgcttatttcccgaatacgattgaaccttgtaggaagtcgattcgtgaccgggaattgattaagacgcttgtgaattggttatcttgcttaaggtatgtacacgcagcgtggttcgcattagtccgatgtatcatataataatggtatacaaaagtaaggcatggatatatagtacggataatgttatctttcgaataaataatttttatacattgttttgataagcagaggtagtatgacctcactaaccttaaagtggacgtagtatgacgtcaattggtggaaatgaattactcgcggtatatgggggcattatgagccaccgcgggggtatgcatacttaaccataggcaccgaagtaaggcgagtgtctatggtagagacttgcttaggggttagctccccctaatgtattgtctcacttatggagattggagtgtaccggcagtatggctggatagtacagcagtatggctgactaacctttatatgaaaataattattctttattagcatgatcgaagcgtacttttctgcgaattgacagctattgaattaagtctttctcttgttgtaattaattatttgttatgcgacgttagctgacgtgtacttttggtcttaacgaccctgcgatgatgttgtttcctatctgggcaatgactagcagtaagttaagttgtaggtctggggagtgaggattgtcccttggagaaataaaccgttaggatacagaagtcttgataagaacttctaataaagtttaaagaatatttggttttatgaggcgattttgttctcaagttgtaataagttgatttaatttttcgttcttatccgctgctaagaatttcttatatctagtagttcataataacactaataaaactcgatccgcaagcttcccttaatttcaaatccgtttttaactgccttctaacatcctagtttgactcggacgatatacacttgtttttaaaaggtcatcttctcttttcgtacgatccgagttattccgagatgttacatatAGCCTCATCTCAACAGAAAAGgcaagcaattctccactcatgtcatatttaaagcttatatttacgatacttctagtggggtccaatccaatcttagaacatataaaacgtttaaactgGTTCAAACTcatgttcgagttgcatgcaaacaacctacgtcttcccccaacataatgaactttgccactactttctcgaatagaaccattccaaaaacatactatagtgacgcaaaatgatgccattttctacattaatacaaacaaaatcaacatcatcatcaacttcatgcccatacaagtacattaaattcatttgattataatcttttttggtctaaaaattattaaagtctATAATGTAagtaagttcatacatatataatacacataaaatccaaataataaatcaattaataagttcataaatgatatttctaataccaacatcaacatcaacatttctaataatattattaacattgaattcaactaattcaataagctcatcaacaacaatacttcaaaaaacaattaaaaattaccttgaatacTTATGGATAATTAAGAAAAGTCTTGATTtaagaactagtaacctacatttgaaaaaataaataaatttgattaaaaccctaaaaaactacatatatactaaaaaaacgCAAACAAGTTTACTTTTGAGCAAGTTAGAGTATCAcagactaattttgaagtgccaaattgaaagagaaatgcaagaattgatggattgaatctaTGGTTTTAGAGGAAGAATGTCGAGTGATGAGGTAGGGTTTTGAGAATTGGGAAAATGCGAAAATAGAAAGCTGATATGCGTATTTGTGGAGcattctgttcgcagttagtaactacgaacaggtCAAAACTGGTCAaagggctgttcgcagttactaactgcgaacaactatttaacctgttcgcagttagtaactgcgaacagccccaaacttCAGGTTTAAGAATTTCACGTTAGTTTTGAAATAAAGTTGAAAGttgtattgttttattatttttttgataaattggattaaatatttcaaattttgggTTTTAGGAAACCGTTTCTGAAAGGAGCTTAGTCCAATTTggattttttaagttttttttttaaatcacaaaGGTAAGTAGTGAAATCATGACTTTTTAAATGTGGTTTTATATGAAGCATGTAGTTGGTGTGATTttataaaagatgaagaattaagATTATTAAAACACGAAAATTTCTTTTAAGCAGTTGGATTTAAATTGGAAGTAAAAACCTTGTGGAAATCAAAAGGTTATTCATTTTATAAGCATACACTTATATTATGAATAAAAGCAcacacttagttttttttttttttttttttgtgagatGAAGGATACACTTAGTTTGGCAATAGGTTAATCAATTTTCTCGTTTACTTTACTTTGTTATATTATGAATGCATTGATATTGTTTTTAAACATAAATCTACGGGTAGAttggtgaaaatttgaaatacttaagcaaaaaaaaataaattaaataaactaagttttaaacttattccaaaagtaagcgtaaaattctcaaatctgaggtttggggctgttcgcagttactaactgtgaacaggtcaaaaaagacaaaatagatgttcgcacttactaactgcgaacagctattttgacctgttttgacctgttcacagttagtaactgcgaacagcaacaggacaaaatagttgttcccaGTTACTAAGTGGGTACagctatttttgtcttttttgacctgttcgctttcacgcttacttttagaaTAAGTTTAggacttaatttatttaattaattttattttttttgcttaagtatttcaaaaattctagaTTGGTTGGTACTAGGTAGTGACATTTTAGAAtcaactagtctcttgagagacgtatATCAAGCCCAacctattaaaaattaatgtctacttaccgtatttttaatgtctacttatattattcttaatgcttacttacgtatccttaatgccctattttcaatatcttaaatgcctactcagagatgatctctcaaaaaaaccgtctctcacaaaaatttgtattttagaATAACGGTACTCTTTACTTCTTGTGGCTTGGAGCCTTATCATGCTTAAAGAAAGCGTTATCATGCTTAAATCGCAATTCGCAAACATCCGAAACATGTGAAACTTATATCTTGGCCAAAGATGTTTTGTTACTTTAAACTCGAGTGGTCTTTTAGCACgcaatatacacatatatagttaagttaattttatttgattcatctaattaaatgcaaattttattaataatttttataatttttaattatataaaattaaaagtaacaaGAATTTAAACATTACATTAACAAGTATGCAAtcctaaatgaaaataaatgaaacattTAGCAAGGGAACGAAGGTAATAAAAGTACTATAATGGTGCATGTTTGTTGTAGTTTGACCTTTACCGGCTCAATTTTAACAGTAAAATTTCAGTTTTGCAAATCTCTTTGGCATGAAAAACACATCACTAAGCTAGACTGATCATAACCAACCaagacaacaacaataacaataacaaaaacaaacaaagcgcTTGGGCATTATTGTTCCAAGAAGGCAAGAACGGCAAATTTATAGCTGTGCAAGGGAGACCGGTAAGACTCCATGGCACATCACATAAATGCCAAACCCACAGTAAACAAAAGCTCTCTAAAGTTGCATTTGACAACATCCCGCTTTATTCTAAAAACCTATCCTGCCAATCGAGGATAGACACTGCATCAATTCCATGCCGATATCAACACAACGAAATCTCTTACTTGGTCTTTGACATGTGGACGATCAAGTCAACAACACGGGAACTGCACAATAATTGAGTTTTGTTATGCATTGCAAAACAATAATGTATCAAACATCAAATCGAAAATTACGTCATTATAATTACCTGTAACCCCATTCGTTGTCATACCAAGAAACGAACTTAACAAAGCTCTCGTTCAAAGCAATTCCGGCCTTGGCATCGAAGATGCTTGACCTGAATTCCGATGTGCATCCGTTAGTTCATGATAAAATGATGTTCTACTGGGGGGAGGAACAGATATGGAGATGCCAGGGATAAATTTTTACCTGCTGTCACCGATAAAGTCAGTGGAGACAACATCATCCTCGGTGTAGCCCAAAATTCCCTTCAATTTGCCCTCAGATTCCTCCCTAATGACCACAAAACAAATGTGTAAATCTACCTTCAAAATTCCAAAGTGCCAACAACCAGCCACATGAGTAGATATTGCAGACAAGGAAAAAATTAGGAGCAGCTCACTTGATGGCAGCCTTGATCTGATCATAGGTAGCAGCCTTCTCAAGTCTGACTGTAAGGTCGACAACAGAGACATCAACAGTTGGAACACGGAAAGCCATTCCAGTCAACTTCCCGTTGAGAGCTGGCAAGACCTTTCCAACAGCCTACAGGAAGAAGCAGCAAACATTAAACTTCAAATACTCAAAACGTTAAGGACACGAGTAAAAACCTCAGAACATTTCAAAGTTTCCTCTTGTATATAGTAATCCAGCAACCTCAACCAAAAACGTAACAATTTTATAGATGTAAAATACCTTAGCTGCTCCAGTGCTGCTGGGAATGATGTTATAGGAAGCAGACCTTCCACCTCTCCAGTCCTTGGCAGATGGACCATCAACAGTCTTTTGCGTGGCTGAAATCAGAACAACACATTAGGTCTCAGACAAAAAAAGAACAAGTCAACTACTGAATGCATGACTGACCAGTGATGGAGTGAACAGTGGTCATGAGACCCTCAACAATGCCAAACCTATCATTGATAACCTGAACTACATAAAGAGAAGTTTGTAAGTTATCAAAAGATCATTGAGACATAGGGCATTCTAACTCCAACAAGAGTAGTAAAACAACAAACTAAGGCAAACCTTGGCCAATGGAGCAAGGCAGTTAGTGGTACAACTGGCGTTGGAAACAATGTCAAGCTCTGCCTTGTATTCATGCTCGTTAACACCAACAACAAACATAGGAGCATCTTTGCTTGGAGCAGAGATGACAACTTTCTTGGCACCACCCTAATCAAGCAAAAATCACTAAAACCCATTAGTTTTCATGGACCTTTTCCCTCTATAATCACTTAACAAAATTAAAGGCAAAAATAACAATATGCAACAAAAGCGTTTGTTTGCATGGGTTTGGAAAACATTAAAGACAATAGTTGACATATTCCAGTCTAAACAGAAACCTGCATGTTACTAAAAGTTCTAATGTTTAAGTTCACCAGAGGTGAGATCCTCAACATCACAAGAACAAGAAAACTAAACGACTTCATTTAGCACCAATCACCGAAGAAAACTATAAATCATTCAGAAGGGCATAATCTAAGACAGAAATCCGAGATGAAGACAATGGTGAGAAAGGATTCACCATTCAAAGAACATCTCAATAAACCCGAAATAggaaaataacaaaaacaagtGTACACATTTAGTTAGTTCACCGAAAAAAACAACtatgaaaaattaatcaaaaaagtATACACTACCAGTTTAAACAAAACAATATCATTGACAAGTGACTAGTGACTACAATAATCAACATGTAATGTCGCACCCAGATCCAATCTGATATAAGCTATTTCAGCTCGTACCAAATACTTGTATACCCATTTTAATGTAAGTCAAATCTATATGCTATAACATGTGAGAATACTAAACATAAAGAGCAAGCTTAGAAAATGCAAAAACtcttcaaacaaaaataaaagtgaCAACTTAAGACCTTCAAATGAGCAGCAGCCTTATCCTTGTCGGTGAAAACTCCAGTGGACTCTACAACGAATTCAGCTCCAGTCTGAGACCACGGGATCTCCTCTGGGTTCCTGTTTAAAGACCACCATTAACAACAACCATTGCATCATCAACCTTTCCAAGTTTCATTATTCGTTTAATTCCTGATGAACACTTCAAAAACATCAATTTTATAGCTTTTATACTTCATtacataaaaaataactaaGTAATAACATCAATCTTACTTAGAAAAAtccttaaaacaaaatattaggaTACAGTAGAATACAACTTGTCATTATAACAACTCTAGGGCCTTATAAGTGATAACAAAgagcttgttttaagccatTTGATTAATATAGTTCATTATGAACCAAAACCTGGGCCATCAATCCAAAAATTCAGAATTTAGATGAGGAATGAAACAAGAAAGACTGACCTACAGCCGAAGACGGAGACGGGCTTCTCACCGAAGAGCAAAGTCTTCTCATCCTTGACCTTAAGCTCATGGTGCTTCCATTGACCGTGCACAGAATCATACTTGAACATGTATGTCTACAACCATATTTCAACATTAATTAAGATC harbors:
- the LOC130799967 gene encoding glyceraldehyde-3-phosphate dehydrogenase, encoding MAKVKIGINGFGRIGRLVARVILQRNDVELVAVNDPFITTDYMTYMFKYDSVHGQWKHHELKVKDEKTLLFGEKPVSVFGCRNPEEIPWSQTGAEFVVESTGVFTDKDKAAAHLKGGAKKVVISAPSKDAPMFVVGVNEHEYKAELDIVSNASCTTNCLAPLAKVINDRFGIVEGLMTTVHSITATQKTVDGPSAKDWRGGRSASYNIIPSSTGAAKAVGKVLPALNGKLTGMAFRVPTVDVSVVDLTVRLEKAATYDQIKAAIKEESEGKLKGILGYTEDDVVSTDFIGDSRSSIFDAKAGIALNESFVKFVSWYDNEWGYSSRVVDLIVHMSKTK